Proteins encoded in a region of the Raphanus sativus cultivar WK10039 chromosome 8, ASM80110v3, whole genome shotgun sequence genome:
- the LOC108821308 gene encoding metacaspase-8-like yields MTKRALLIGINYPGTSVELRGCVNDVRRMHRCLTDRYGFSNDNITVLIDTETSGPQPTGKNIRDALNKLIADGESGDTLVVHYSGHGTRLPTEEGVLDATGFDECITPCDMNLITDNEFRDMVAEVKEGCRLTIISDSCHSGGLIEEAKEQIGESHVNHPKPPWFASLFACMLATCGTSSSRRGRGGSPERLTRDIKFKSEDGETVDRKTRSIPLDSYIALFKEQTGQTDVKPGKIRQTLADVFGQDSSPDVAMLSSSMKINGAGSKHPDNGILLSGCQTDQKSEDVHVVSTGKAYGAFSDAIQTILSATGKDKKITNRDIVVKARDILKRRKFRQRPGLYCHDRYVNEPFIC; encoded by the exons ATGACAAAGAGAGCGCTTTTGATCGGGATCAACTACCCAGGGACCTCCGTGGAGCTACGTGGCTGTGTCAACGACGTCCGTCGCATGCATAGATGCCTAACCGACCGTTACGGATTCTCCAACGACAACATAACCGTGCTCATCGACACAGAGACTTCTGGTCCCCAACCGACCGGCAAGAACATCCGCGACGCTCTGAATAAACTCATCGCTGACGGGGAATCTGGTGATACTCTGGTGGTTCATTACAGTGGACATGGCACGAGACTCCCGACAGAGGAAGGAGTACTCGACGCCACAGGTTTTGACGAGTGTATCACTCCTTGCGATATGAATCTGATAACTG acAATGAGTTTAGAGATATGGTGGCAGAGGTCAAAGAAGGATGTCGATTGACGATAATCTCGGACTCTTGTCATAGTGGTGGACTCATAGAGGAAGCAAAGGAACAGATAGGGGAGAGCCACGTAAATCATCCGAAACCACCCTGGTTTGCTAGTTTATTTGCTTGCATGCTAGCGACTTGTGGAACCTCAAGTTCCCGGAGAGGGCGTGGAGGCAGCCCTGAAAGATTAACCAGAGATATCAAATTCAAATCAGAGGACGGTGAGACAGTCGATAGGAAGACAAGATCTATACCTCTAGATAGCTACATTGCTCTTTTCAAGGAACAAACCGGACAAACCGATGTTAAACCTGGGAAAATCAGACAAACACTTGCCGATGTATTCGGCCAAGACTCAAGCCCTGATGTGGCGATGCTCTCCAGTTCGATGAAGATAAATGGTGCAGGAAGTAAGCATCCGGACAACGGGATTTTGTTAAGTGGATGCCAAACAGATCAAAAATCAGAGGATGTTCATGTGGTAAGCACTGGGAAAGCTTATGGAGCATTCAGTGACGCGATTCAGACTATATTGTCGGCGACTGGTAAGGATAAGAAGATTACTAACAGAGACATAGTTGTGAAAGCTAGAGATATTCTCAAGAGACGGAAGTTTAGACAACGGCCAGGTTTGTATTGTCATGACCGTTATGTTAATGAGCCGTTTATATGCTAG
- the LOC108820586 gene encoding pentatricopeptide repeat-containing protein At3g24000, mitochondrial, producing MYTKFGRVKPARHLFDEMPVRNEASWNTMMSGLVRVGLYREGVGFFRGMCGLGVRPSGFVIASLVTACGREGCMLREGVQVHGFVVKYGLISDVYVSTAVLHLYGVYGLVSCSRKVFEEMPVRNVVSWTSLMVGYSDKGEPEEVIDIFKGMRGEGVGCNENSMSLVISSCGLLKDESLGRQIIGQVIKSGLESKLAVENALVSMFGNLGNVDCAKYIFDQMSERDTISWNSIAAVYAQNGHCEETLWVFHLMRHFHDEVNSTTVSTLLSALGHVDYQKWGRGIHALVVKMGFDSVVCVCNTLLRMYAGAGRSEEAELVFKQMPAKDLISWNSLMACFVEDGRSLDALGLLCSLIRIGKSANYVSFTSALAACFSPEFLDKGRILHGLVMVTGLFDNQIIGNALVSMYGKIGKMSESRRVLLQMPRRDEVAWNALIGGYAEDEDPNKALEAFRTMRMEGVPANYITVVSVLGACLTPSDLLEHGKPLHAYIVSAGFESDEHVKNSLITMYAKCGDLSSSHDLFNRLEKRNIITWNAMLAANAHHGHGEEVLKLVSEMRSVGLNLDQFSFSEGLSAAAKLAVLEEGQQLHSLAVKLGFEQDCFIFNAAADMYNKCGEIDEAVKMLPPSVNRSLPSWNILISAFGRHGYFEKVCETFQEMLASGVKPGHVTFVSLLTACSHGGLVDQGLAYYDMIARDFGIKPSVEHCVCVIDLLGRSGRLAEAETFISNMPMKPNDLVWRSLLASCKIHGDLDRGRRAAEQLSKLEPEDDSVYVLSSNMFATTGRWEDVESVRNQMGFKNIKKKQACSWVKQKDKVSKFGIGDRTHPQTLEIYEKLDDIKKLIKESGYVADTSQALQDTDEEQKEQNLWNHSERLALAYALMTTPEGCTVRIFKNLRICSDCHSVYKFVSKVIGRRIVLRDQYRFHHFESGVCSCKDYW from the coding sequence ATGTACACGAAGTTCGGCCGAGTCAAACCCGCGCGCCAcctgttcgacgaaatgcctgTGAGAAACGAAGCTTCTTGGAACACCATGATGTCGGGACTCGTCCGTGTCGGGTTGTACAGGGAAGGGGTTGGCTTTTTCCGGGGGATGTGTGGTCTCGGTGTTAGGCCGAGTGGGTTTGTGATTGCTAGTTTGGTTACAGCTTGTGGTCGGGAAGGTTGTATGTTGAGAGAAGGGGTTCAAGTTCACGGCTTTGTGGTTAAGTATGGTTTGATTTCTGATGTTTACGTGAGTACTGCTGTTTTGCATCTGTACGGGGTTTATGGGTTGGTTTCGTGTTCGAGGAAAGTCTTTGAGGAGATGCCCGTGAGAAATGTGGTGTCTTGGACTTCGCTGATGGTTGGTTACTCGGATAAGGGTGAGCCGGAGGAAGTGATTGATATCTTTAAAGGTATGAGGGGAGAAGGAGTTGGGTGTAATGAAAATTCCATGTCTTTGGTAATCAGTTCATGCGGGTTGCTTAAAGATGAATCATTGGGGCGTCAGATTATTGGACAGGTTATCAAGTCAGGACTGGAGAGCAAGCTGGCAGTGGAGAATGCGCTTGTATCCATGTTTGGTAACCTGGGAAACGTTGACTGTGCAAAGTacatttttgatcaaatgtCTGAACGTGACACTATTTCATGGAACTCGATTGCTGCAGTATATGCTCAGAATGGGCACTGTGAGGAAACGCTTTGGGTGTTCCATTTGATGCGTCACTTTCATGATGAAGTGAATTCCACCACCGTGTCAACTCTGTTATCAGCTTTGGGTCATGTAGATTACCAAAAATGGGGTAGAGGAATCCATGCGCTGGTTGTGAAAATGGGCTTTGATTCGGTTGTCTGCGTGTGCAATACTCTTTTGAGAATGTACGCAGGTGCTGGGAGATCAGAAGAAGCAGAGTTGGTGTTTAAACAAATGCCTGCTAAAGATTTGATCTCATGGAACTCTTTGATGGCTTGTTTTGTCGAGGATGGGAGGAGCTTAGATGCTTTAGGGCTTCTCTGCTCGTTGATAAGGATTGGAAAATCAGCAAACTATGTAAGTTTTACAAGCGCATTGGCTGCTTGCTTTAGTCCTGAGTTTCTTGATAAAGGCAGGATCCTTCATGGGCTTGTAATGGTCACCGGTTTATTCGACAATCAGATTATTGGTAATGCATTAGTTTCTATGTATGGAAAGATAGGCAAGATGAGCGAATCCAGACGGGTGTTACTACAGATGCCCAGACGAGATGAAGTGGCTTGGAATGCTCTTATTGGTGGTTATGCTGAGGATGAAGATCCTAACAAGGCACTGGAGGCTTTTCGAACTATGAGAATGGAAGGTGTTCCTGCAAATTATATCACAGTGGTAAGTGTTCTTGGTGCTTGCTTAACGCCCAGTGATTTGCTTGAACATGGGAAGCCATTACACGCCTACATAGTATCTGCTGGATTTGAATCGGATGAACACGTGAAAAACTCGCTTATCACTATGTACGCAAAATGTGGTGATTTAAGCTCGAGTCATGACCTGTTTAATAGATTAGAGAAAAGGAATATTATCACGTGGAATGCTATGCTTGCGGCAAATGCTCACCACGGTCATGGAGAAGAGGTGCTAAAACTCGTTTCAGAGATGAGAAGCGTTGGATTGAATCTAGACCAGTTTAGTTTCTCTGAGGGACTCTCCGCTGCCGCGAAGCTAGCTGTACTAGAGGAAGGCCAACAGCTTCACAGTTTAGCTGTAAAACTCGGGTTTGAACAAGATTGTTTCATCTTCAACGCTGCTGCGGACATGTATAACAAATGCGGGGAAATAGACGAAGCGGTGAAAATGCTTCCACCATCTGTCAATAGATCACTTCCCTCGTGGAACATACTGATATCAGCTTTTGGAAGACACGGCTACTTCGAGAAAGTGTGCGAGACTTTCCAAGAGATGCTGGCAAGTGGAGTCAAACCAGGTCATGTAACATTTGTCTCTCTTCTTACAGCGTGTAGCCATGGAGGATTAGTAGACCAAGGCCTTGCGTATTACGACATGATTGCTAGAGATTTCGGTATAAAACCGTCGGTTGAACATTGCGTTTGTGTAATAGATCTTCTTGGAAGGTCAGGGAGGTTAGCAGAAGCTGAAACATTTATATCTAATATGCCAATGAAACCAAACGATCTGGTGTGGCGTAGTTTGCTAGCTTCCTGCAAAATCCACGGGGATTTGGACCGTGGGAGAAGAGCAGCGGAACAACTCTCGAAGCTTGAACCAGAGGATGATTCTGTTTATGTCCTGTCTTCAAATATGTTCGCAACAACAGGGAGATGGGAAGATGTAGAGAGTGTGAGAAACCAAATGGGTTTCAAGAACATCAAGAAGAAACAAGCTTGCAGTTGGGTGAAACAAAAAGACAAAGTGAGTAAGTTTGGTATCGGTGACAGAACTCATCCGCAAACGTTGGAGATATACGAGAAGCTGGACGACATCAAGAAGCTGATCAAAGAATCTGGGTATGTAGCGGATACAAGCCAGGCGTTGCAAGACACGGATGAGGAACAGAAAGAGCAGAATCTTTGGAATCATAGCGAAAGACTCGCTCTTGCTTACGCCTTGATGACTACTCCTGAAGGCTGTACGGTTAGAATCTTTAAGAACCTTCGCATATGTAGTGATTGCCACTCTGTTTACAAGTTTGTTAGTAAAGTCATAGGACGTAGGATCGTGTTGAGAGATCAGTATCGGTTTCACCATTTTGAGAGTGGTGTGTGTTCTTGTAAGGATTACTGGTGA